In one window of Ruminococcus hominis DNA:
- the pfkB gene encoding 1-phosphofructokinase, with protein sequence MVYTVTFNPSLDYIVNVSDFKLGQVNRTEKEVMFPGGKGINVSIVLKNLGMESTILGFTAGFTGEEIQRRVKEMGCVEKLIPIANGYSRINLKLRSNEESEINGMGPEIGKEDIDKLYQMLDTLKAGDVLVLAGSIPASMPSTMYSDIMEYLQNKEVMIAVDATKDLLVNVLPFHPFVIKPNNYELGEIFNVTLKDKKDVIVYAKKLQEQGARNVLVSMAGDGAVLVAEDGSVYESEAPKGKVVNSVGAGDSMVAGFLYGYLTTQNYEIAFKNGVATGSASAFSENLATKEEVEAILNTL encoded by the coding sequence ATGGTTTATACAGTAACATTTAACCCATCACTTGATTACATTGTGAATGTTTCTGATTTTAAATTAGGTCAGGTGAACAGAACAGAAAAAGAGGTGATGTTTCCGGGGGGAAAGGGAATTAACGTATCCATCGTTTTAAAGAATCTTGGAATGGAAAGTACAATCCTGGGATTTACAGCAGGATTTACCGGTGAAGAGATTCAGAGAAGAGTCAAAGAAATGGGATGCGTAGAAAAACTGATTCCTATCGCAAATGGCTATTCAAGGATCAATCTAAAACTTCGTTCCAACGAAGAGAGTGAGATCAATGGTATGGGACCGGAAATCGGAAAAGAAGATATCGACAAGCTTTATCAAATGTTAGATACATTAAAAGCAGGAGATGTACTTGTTCTTGCAGGAAGTATTCCGGCATCTATGCCATCTACAATGTACAGCGACATTATGGAATATCTTCAGAATAAAGAAGTTATGATCGCAGTAGATGCAACAAAAGATTTGTTGGTAAATGTACTGCCATTTCATCCATTTGTAATCAAACCGAATAATTATGAGCTCGGAGAGATTTTCAATGTAACATTGAAAGATAAGAAAGATGTCATTGTTTATGCCAAAAAGTTACAGGAACAGGGGGCAAGAAATGTTCTGGTGTCTATGGCAGGTGACGGAGCGGTGCTAGTTGCAGAAGATGGTTCTGTATATGAAAGCGAAGCTCCAAAAGGAAAGGTTGTCAATTCTGTAGGAGCAGGGGATTCAATGGTAGCAGGCTTTTTGTATGGATATCTGACGACACAAAATTATGAGATAGCATTTAAAAATGGTGTTGCAACAGGAAGTGCGAGTGCATTTTCAGAAAATCTTGCAACAAAAGAAGAAGTGGAAGCAATTTTAAACACATTATAA
- a CDS encoding PTS fructose transporter subunit IIABC encodes MRIRDLLAPESICLNGAAADKKDVLNQMVDLMAKSGKVSDKENYLAAVFAREEEGTTGVGDGIAIPHGRCTGVNKPGLAAMVLPQGVEYEALDDEPVNLIFLIAAPEGAGNVHITILSKLSMMLMDDTFTESLRKAKSVEEFLNIIDAAETEKDDADAAKEKAAAQTDLAADKEKDNQKLILAVTACPTGIAHTYMAAESIEKAAKKKGYLVKVETRGSGGAKNVLTEEEIEAADGIIVAADTNVLMDRFDGKALIECQVSHGINKADELIDTIVSGQAEIYKAAAPAKKSNAQSMSGGVGHTIYKHLMNGVSHMLPFVVGGGILIAIAFLIDGLCIDLNALSAAERANFGTITPIAATFKTIGGVAFGFMLPILAGFIAMSIADRPGLVAGFVGGAIAANGTSGFLGALAAGFLAGFIVNLIKKVCEKLPDSLEGIKPVLLYPVFGVLLMGLSMTFIIEPIVGVINTGLNNGLGSLSGMNAVLLGAILGGMMSIDMGGPFNKAAYVFGTASIAAGNYNIMAAVMVGGMVAPCAIALATLLFKNKFTVEERKSGPTNFVMGLSFITEGAIPFAASDPLHVLPACIVGSALAGALSMAFNCTLMAPHGGIFVFPVVGNPIMYVVALVAGTIVGAILLGILKKTVENE; translated from the coding sequence ATGAGGATTCGGGATTTACTTGCACCGGAAAGCATTTGTCTGAATGGAGCCGCAGCAGACAAAAAAGATGTACTAAATCAGATGGTCGATCTGATGGCAAAAAGCGGAAAGGTATCTGATAAGGAAAATTATCTGGCAGCTGTATTTGCAAGAGAAGAGGAAGGGACAACAGGAGTAGGAGACGGAATTGCAATTCCTCATGGAAGATGTACAGGAGTAAATAAGCCGGGACTTGCAGCTATGGTACTGCCACAAGGAGTTGAGTATGAGGCTCTGGATGATGAGCCGGTTAATCTGATCTTTCTTATTGCTGCACCGGAAGGGGCTGGAAATGTACACATCACAATTTTGAGCAAGTTGTCGATGATGCTGATGGATGACACATTTACAGAATCTCTTCGCAAAGCAAAATCAGTAGAAGAGTTTCTTAATATTATAGATGCAGCAGAGACAGAAAAGGATGATGCGGATGCTGCAAAGGAAAAAGCGGCAGCCCAGACGGATCTTGCAGCAGATAAAGAGAAAGACAATCAGAAATTAATTCTTGCGGTAACAGCATGTCCAACCGGAATTGCCCACACATATATGGCAGCTGAGAGCATTGAGAAGGCAGCAAAGAAAAAAGGATACCTTGTAAAAGTAGAGACAAGAGGATCCGGTGGAGCTAAAAATGTTTTGACAGAAGAAGAAATCGAAGCCGCAGACGGAATTATTGTAGCAGCAGATACAAATGTTCTGATGGATAGATTTGATGGAAAAGCATTGATTGAATGTCAGGTTTCACATGGAATCAACAAGGCTGATGAGTTAATCGATACAATTGTTTCAGGACAGGCAGAAATTTATAAGGCGGCTGCACCTGCAAAAAAATCAAACGCACAGTCAATGAGCGGCGGTGTGGGTCATACAATTTACAAACATTTGATGAATGGTGTATCTCATATGCTTCCATTCGTTGTAGGCGGAGGTATCCTGATCGCGATTGCGTTTTTGATTGATGGGTTATGTATAGACTTAAATGCTTTGAGTGCGGCAGAGAGAGCAAACTTTGGTACAATCACACCAATCGCAGCAACATTTAAAACAATTGGTGGCGTTGCATTTGGATTTATGCTACCAATCCTTGCAGGATTTATCGCAATGAGTATTGCTGACAGACCGGGACTTGTGGCAGGTTTTGTAGGCGGAGCAATCGCAGCAAACGGAACATCGGGATTTCTGGGAGCATTGGCAGCAGGTTTCCTTGCAGGATTTATTGTAAATCTGATTAAAAAAGTATGTGAAAAATTACCGGATTCACTGGAAGGTATCAAACCGGTATTACTCTACCCTGTATTTGGCGTACTATTGATGGGATTGAGTATGACATTTATTATTGAACCAATCGTTGGAGTTATTAACACTGGATTGAACAATGGTCTGGGAAGCTTAAGTGGAATGAATGCAGTTCTTCTTGGAGCAATCCTCGGAGGAATGATGTCAATCGATATGGGTGGCCCATTCAACAAGGCAGCTTATGTATTCGGTACAGCATCTATCGCAGCAGGAAACTATAACATTATGGCAGCAGTTATGGTAGGAGGAATGGTTGCACCATGTGCGATCGCTCTTGCAACACTCTTATTTAAAAATAAATTTACAGTGGAAGAACGTAAATCCGGACCTACAAACTTTGTTATGGGCCTGTCATTTATTACAGAAGGAGCAATTCCATTTGCTGCATCAGATCCGCTGCATGTACTTCCAGCTTGTATTGTCGGATCTGCACTTGCAGGAGCTTTGTCTATGGCATTTAACTGTACACTGATGGCACCTCATGGTGGAATCTTTGTATTCCCTGTTGTAGGTAATCCGATCATGTATGTGGTTGCACTTGTGGCAGGAACTATTGTAGGAGCAATTTTACTTGGTATATTGAAAAAAACAGTAGAAAATGAGTAG
- a CDS encoding glutamine synthetase III family protein, with amino-acid sequence MSTELINVADIFGENVFNDTVMQERLPKKIYKNLKKTIEEGKELDLETADVIAHEMKEWAIEKGATHYTHWFLPLTGVTAEKHDSFISAPLPSGKVLMSFSGKELIKGEPDASSFPSGGLRATFEARGYTAWDCTSPAFVRQDAAGATLCIPTAFCSYTGEALDQKTPLLRSMEAINTQALRLLRLFGNTTSKKVTPSVGVEQEYFLVDAEKFMQRKDLIYTGRTLFGAMPPKGQELDDHYFGTIRQRIASFMRDVNIELWKVGVSAKTQHNEVAPAQHELAPIYAEANIAVDHNQIIMQTLKRVACQHGMKCLLHEKPFAGVNGSGKHDNWSITTDDGINMLEPGKTPHENTQFLLVLACILKAVYKHADLLRQSAADPGNDHRLGANEAPPAIISVFLGEQLEDVRQQLISTGTATHSLKGGKLETGVATLPDLSKDATDRNRTSPFAFTGNKFEFRMVGSRDSVANPNIVLNTIVAEAFADACDVLEKADDFELAVHDLIKEYMVESDKVVFNGNGYSDEWVAEAERRGLPNIKSMVESIPAITTDKAVALFERFSVFTKAELESRAEIEYEAYAKAVNIEARTMIDMASKQFIPAVMKYTKQLADTVIAVKEAGVDAEVQAEALTEVSVLLKETKEALATLKKVTEEAAEKEEGEVQATYYHSEVVPAMEALRVPVDKLEMIVDKEAWPMPSYGDLIFEV; translated from the coding sequence ATGAGCACAGAATTAATTAATGTGGCTGACATTTTTGGAGAAAACGTATTTAACGATACGGTTATGCAGGAACGTTTACCAAAAAAGATTTATAAAAACTTAAAGAAAACAATTGAAGAGGGAAAAGAGCTGGATCTTGAGACAGCAGATGTCATTGCTCATGAGATGAAAGAATGGGCAATCGAAAAGGGAGCAACACATTACACACACTGGTTTTTACCATTGACAGGTGTTACAGCAGAGAAGCATGATTCATTTATTTCTGCTCCACTTCCAAGTGGAAAAGTATTGATGAGTTTTTCAGGAAAAGAACTGATCAAAGGTGAGCCGGATGCATCTTCATTCCCATCAGGCGGACTTCGTGCTACATTTGAGGCAAGAGGATATACAGCATGGGATTGTACTTCACCTGCATTTGTCAGACAGGATGCAGCGGGAGCTACACTTTGTATTCCTACAGCATTCTGTTCTTATACAGGAGAGGCTCTTGATCAGAAGACTCCACTTCTTAGATCAATGGAAGCTATCAATACACAGGCACTCAGACTTCTCCGTTTATTTGGAAATACAACATCAAAAAAGGTAACTCCATCTGTTGGTGTTGAACAGGAATATTTCCTGGTTGATGCAGAGAAATTTATGCAGAGAAAAGATTTAATTTATACAGGACGTACATTGTTTGGAGCTATGCCTCCAAAAGGACAGGAGTTGGACGATCACTATTTCGGAACAATCCGTCAGAGAATTGCATCTTTCATGAGAGATGTTAACATTGAGCTGTGGAAAGTCGGTGTATCTGCAAAGACACAGCACAATGAGGTTGCACCTGCACAGCACGAGCTTGCTCCGATTTATGCAGAAGCGAATATCGCAGTAGATCACAACCAGATCATCATGCAGACATTGAAGAGAGTTGCATGTCAGCATGGTATGAAGTGTCTGCTTCATGAGAAACCGTTTGCGGGAGTCAATGGTTCAGGTAAACATGATAACTGGTCTATCACGACAGATGATGGAATCAATATGTTAGAGCCAGGTAAGACACCTCACGAAAATACACAGTTTTTACTTGTACTTGCATGTATTTTAAAGGCAGTATACAAACATGCAGATTTGCTTCGTCAGTCAGCAGCTGATCCGGGAAATGACCACAGACTTGGAGCAAATGAGGCACCACCGGCAATTATCTCTGTATTCCTTGGAGAACAGCTTGAGGATGTAAGACAGCAGCTGATCAGCACAGGTACAGCTACACACAGTTTGAAAGGTGGAAAATTGGAAACTGGTGTTGCAACACTTCCAGATCTTTCTAAAGATGCAACAGACAGAAACAGAACATCACCATTTGCATTTACAGGAAATAAATTTGAATTCCGTATGGTTGGCTCTCGTGACTCTGTCGCAAATCCAAACATCGTACTGAACACAATCGTTGCAGAAGCATTTGCGGATGCTTGTGACGTTCTTGAGAAGGCAGATGACTTTGAACTTGCAGTACATGACCTGATCAAAGAATACATGGTCGAAAGTGATAAAGTTGTATTTAACGGAAATGGTTATTCTGATGAGTGGGTAGCAGAAGCAGAGAGACGTGGACTTCCAAATATTAAGTCTATGGTAGAGTCTATTCCTGCAATTACAACAGATAAAGCAGTTGCATTGTTCGAGAGATTTAGTGTGTTTACAAAAGCCGAGCTTGAATCACGTGCAGAGATTGAGTATGAAGCATATGCGAAAGCAGTCAATATCGAGGCTCGCACAATGATCGATATGGCAAGTAAACAGTTTATCCCGGCTGTTATGAAATATACAAAACAGCTTGCGGATACAGTGATCGCTGTAAAAGAAGCAGGAGTGGACGCAGAAGTTCAGGCAGAAGCACTTACAGAAGTTTCAGTACTTTTAAAAGAAACAAAAGAAGCACTTGCTACATTAAAGAAAGTAACAGAAGAAGCAGCAGAAAAAGAAGAAGGAGAAGTTCAGGCAACATACTATCATTCAGAAGTTGTTCCTGCAATGGAAGCACTTCGTGTGCCGGTTGACAAGCTGGAAATGATCGTGGACAAAGAAGCTTGGCCAATGCCTTCTTATGGAGATTTGATCTTCGAGGTTTAA
- a CDS encoding XdhC family protein produces MEMYQELLKETEKNGSAALITTLGESLEKNVFRKEEASEIIQNAVEEAKMEGEPRLVEAGDKKYFVESFCREERLIILGGGHVGLALAEFAARTGFQVCVVDDRPSFANTVRFPWAAEVLCEGFASAIEKLQINEYDYITILTRGHRHDGDCLRALYKQKKSAYLGMIGSRRRVKQLKGQLHEEENISQEWLDFIHSPIGLSIGAVSPEEIAIAILAEIIQVKRTEQRTDKVMSSDVDMRVMERLANPDEKRKEQGKAVVTIIETKGSTPRKSGAKMIVYEDGTIEGTIGGGCAEAGISQTARQIIQKGGYLIQHIDMTGAVAEDEGMVCGGVMKVLIEKA; encoded by the coding sequence ATGGAAATGTATCAGGAATTATTAAAAGAGACGGAGAAAAATGGAAGTGCAGCACTGATAACTACATTGGGAGAGTCATTAGAAAAGAATGTGTTTCGAAAAGAAGAGGCATCTGAGATTATCCAAAATGCGGTCGAGGAAGCGAAAATGGAAGGGGAACCGCGTCTTGTAGAAGCCGGCGATAAAAAGTATTTTGTAGAATCATTTTGCCGTGAAGAGCGCCTGATTATTCTTGGAGGGGGACATGTAGGACTGGCATTGGCAGAGTTTGCTGCAAGAACCGGTTTTCAGGTATGTGTGGTGGACGACAGACCATCATTTGCAAACACAGTGCGTTTCCCGTGGGCAGCAGAAGTATTGTGTGAGGGATTTGCAAGTGCAATTGAAAAGCTTCAGATAAATGAATATGACTACATTACAATTCTTACAAGAGGACACAGACATGATGGGGACTGTCTGCGTGCATTGTATAAACAGAAAAAAAGTGCATATCTTGGTATGATTGGTTCCAGAAGACGAGTAAAACAGTTGAAAGGACAGCTTCACGAAGAAGAGAACATTTCACAGGAATGGTTAGATTTTATTCATTCCCCGATTGGATTGAGCATTGGAGCAGTCAGCCCGGAAGAAATTGCGATTGCAATTTTAGCAGAGATCATTCAGGTGAAGCGTACAGAACAAAGAACCGATAAGGTAATGTCGTCAGATGTGGATATGAGAGTGATGGAACGATTGGCTAACCCGGATGAAAAACGAAAAGAACAAGGGAAGGCCGTTGTGACAATTATTGAGACAAAAGGTTCTACACCGAGAAAATCAGGAGCAAAGATGATCGTATATGAAGATGGTACAATTGAAGGTACCATTGGAGGTGGATGTGCAGAAGCAGGTATATCACAGACAGCAAGACAGATTATTCAAAAAGGCGGTTATCTGATCCAGCATATAGATATGACAGGAGCAGTAGCGGAAGATGAAGGAATGGTTTGTGGCGGTGTTATGAAAGTGTTAATTGAGAAGGCATAA
- a CDS encoding ABC-ATPase domain-containing protein codes for MQSAAELKQLLDRIDHRGYPAYKDTKGQYQFQGYVFSIDHVQGDPFASPSKVSVQVKGSTAGFPEELYKGRHQRAALQDEMTRQFYRAIQKYAFRAKGSGKSGLISVSKCGQEVLERTACEINPKNGDVKLRFEVGFPANGRTINARELEKIVFGFLPECVEQSLFYKNCDKKRVRSIIDLAEDQQYIRDELEKNDLIAFVANGAILPRESGVSDKPMKGAVRFQSPKEMEVTMKLPHKGEISGMGIRRGITLIVGGGYHGKSTLLKALELGVYNHIKGDGREYVITKDDAMKIRAEDGRSIKKTDISMFINDLPNGKDTRGFYTEDASGSTSQAANVIESMEAGASVMLIDEDTSATNFMIRDELMQRVIHRDMEPITPFIDRILELYQVYGISTVIVAGSSGAYFHIADTIIQMDRYEPKEITKLAKETAKDFPAMSGMENPAEKPVFIRCPRQGRGFKPNDRIKMKTMGKEMVQLNRENIDLRYVEQLADTEQVSALGYCVRYAEKHLFQGKDSIQNVVDKLEEKICREGLSSLCESNASVANLAMPRRQEIFACLNRYRGLNL; via the coding sequence ATGCAGTCAGCAGCAGAATTAAAACAATTATTAGACAGAATTGATCACAGAGGATATCCGGCATATAAAGATACAAAAGGACAATATCAGTTCCAAGGATATGTCTTTTCCATTGATCATGTGCAGGGAGACCCATTTGCATCCCCATCAAAGGTGAGTGTACAGGTGAAGGGGAGTACAGCAGGATTTCCGGAAGAATTATATAAAGGCAGACACCAGAGGGCAGCACTGCAAGATGAGATGACGCGTCAGTTTTATCGTGCAATTCAAAAGTATGCTTTTCGGGCAAAAGGCTCTGGGAAAAGCGGATTGATATCCGTGAGTAAATGTGGTCAGGAAGTGTTGGAACGTACTGCGTGTGAAATAAATCCAAAAAACGGAGATGTTAAGCTTCGTTTTGAAGTAGGATTCCCGGCAAATGGACGTACGATCAATGCACGAGAACTGGAAAAGATTGTATTTGGATTTCTTCCGGAGTGTGTGGAACAGAGTCTGTTTTATAAAAATTGTGATAAGAAACGTGTTCGTTCTATAATTGATCTTGCAGAGGATCAGCAATATATCAGAGACGAATTAGAAAAGAATGATTTGATTGCATTTGTGGCAAATGGAGCAATCCTTCCGAGAGAATCCGGTGTTTCGGATAAACCGATGAAGGGGGCGGTGAGATTTCAGTCGCCTAAGGAAATGGAAGTTACGATGAAATTGCCACACAAAGGAGAGATTTCCGGGATGGGAATCCGGCGAGGTATTACATTGATTGTCGGTGGTGGCTATCACGGAAAATCAACGTTGTTAAAAGCATTGGAACTGGGGGTGTATAACCATATAAAGGGGGACGGAAGAGAGTATGTGATCACGAAAGACGATGCAATGAAGATTCGGGCAGAAGATGGAAGAAGCATCAAAAAAACGGATATTTCGATGTTTATTAATGACCTTCCAAATGGAAAGGATACGAGAGGATTTTACACAGAAGATGCAAGCGGAAGTACGTCGCAGGCGGCAAATGTTATTGAAAGCATGGAAGCCGGGGCAAGTGTGATGCTGATTGATGAAGATACAAGCGCGACTAATTTCATGATTCGTGACGAATTGATGCAAAGAGTCATTCATCGGGATATGGAGCCGATCACTCCATTTATCGATCGAATTTTAGAACTGTATCAGGTATATGGCATTTCTACGGTGATAGTAGCAGGTAGTTCAGGTGCATATTTTCATATTGCGGATACAATCATCCAGATGGATCGTTATGAGCCAAAAGAGATTACAAAGCTGGCAAAAGAGACAGCGAAAGATTTTCCGGCGATGAGCGGGATGGAAAATCCGGCGGAAAAACCGGTTTTCATAAGATGTCCAAGACAAGGCAGAGGATTTAAACCGAATGACAGAATCAAAATGAAAACGATGGGAAAAGAGATGGTTCAACTTAATCGGGAGAACATTGATCTTAGATATGTGGAACAATTGGCAGATACCGAGCAGGTCAGTGCATTAGGATACTGTGTGAGATATGCGGAAAAGCATTTATTCCAGGGGAAAGATAGCATACAAAATGTAGTGGATAAACTGGAAGAAAAGATTTGCAGGGAAGGTCTTTCGAGTCTCTGTGAGAGTAATGCAAGTGTGGCAAATCTTGCAATGCCAAGAAGACAGGAAATATTTGCATGTCTGAATCGATATCGGGGGTTAAATCTATGA
- a CDS encoding exonuclease SbcCD subunit D, whose translation MRFFHLSDLHIGKQLHSYNLRQDQEHILQEVVSYAEKIRPDAIVFAGDIYDKSVPSAEAVRIFDEFLTKLSSLEPAIPILIIAGNHDSAQRLNYASQILKRQNIYIAGNVPETEDEYLKKLTLQDEEGKVNFYFLPFLKPGYVRGVFDEEIPESYEAAVRKILEREHIDWNERNVLISHQFYAGRGQKMERSESETASVGGLDLIDSSCVQNFDYVALGHLHGAQRAGAEHIRYCGTLLKYSVSEANQNKTLHLISLGKKEDAVQVEELPLHPLRDVRKVRGELEEIIADAKLENKDDYISVTLTDEVDPYKPKEQLERVYSHILEVRMDNTRTRKKLEEFEEEAVVSDPLTVFEEFFEEMQGRAMNEEEKSLLVEVLEEAGE comes from the coding sequence ATGAGATTTTTTCATTTATCTGATCTGCATATTGGAAAGCAGCTTCATTCATATAACCTGAGGCAGGATCAGGAGCATATTTTGCAGGAAGTAGTATCTTATGCAGAAAAAATAAGACCAGATGCAATTGTATTTGCCGGTGATATTTATGATAAATCGGTGCCATCTGCGGAAGCTGTGAGGATATTTGATGAGTTCCTCACAAAGCTTTCGAGTCTGGAACCTGCGATTCCGATTTTGATAATCGCAGGAAATCATGATTCTGCACAGAGGCTGAATTATGCCAGTCAGATATTGAAACGGCAGAACATTTATATAGCCGGAAATGTACCGGAAACAGAGGATGAATATTTAAAAAAACTGACTTTACAGGATGAAGAAGGCAAGGTGAATTTTTATTTTCTTCCGTTTTTGAAGCCGGGATATGTCAGAGGTGTGTTCGATGAAGAGATTCCGGAGAGTTATGAAGCGGCGGTAAGAAAAATACTGGAGCGGGAACATATTGATTGGAATGAGAGAAATGTATTGATATCCCATCAGTTCTATGCAGGAAGAGGACAGAAGATGGAGCGGTCAGAGTCTGAGACAGCATCAGTGGGCGGTCTGGATCTGATTGATAGCAGTTGCGTACAGAATTTTGATTATGTGGCACTGGGACATTTGCATGGGGCACAAAGAGCGGGAGCAGAGCATATCCGTTATTGTGGAACTTTGTTAAAATATTCGGTCAGTGAAGCGAATCAGAATAAAACACTGCACTTAATTTCACTTGGAAAAAAAGAAGATGCAGTACAGGTAGAAGAACTTCCATTACATCCGCTTCGGGATGTGCGAAAAGTAAGAGGAGAGCTCGAAGAAATCATTGCGGATGCGAAGCTTGAGAATAAAGATGATTATATCAGTGTGACATTGACAGATGAGGTGGATCCTTATAAACCAAAAGAGCAGCTAGAGAGAGTATATTCGCACATTTTAGAAGTACGTATGGATAATACAAGAACCCGAAAAAAACTAGAAGAGTTTGAAGAGGAAGCAGTGGTGTCAGACCCGCTGACTGTATTTGAAGAATTTTTTGAGGAAATGCAGGGAAGAGCGATGAATGAGGAAGAGAAGTCCCTTCTTGTAGAAGTATTAGAAGAAGCAGGAGAGTGA